DNA from Metabacillus flavus:
CATTTCTTTTGGCCCTATTATTGGCAGTTGATATCCCCTTCTGCCTCATTACTCGCAGGCGCTCTGCTCAGAGGAGGAGTCTTAAGCGTCCGCTTAAAGGAAGCCGAGCAGCTGGAGAGAAAATCAACCCTCCCCCTACCTAACCCTTAACAGCAATGTTTACGGAAAAAGGCGAATAAAAAACGTCAAAAAAGGCACCCGGCTAATCGGATGCCTTTTAACAGTTATTGATTATTTTTTGGATTGCTCGATCCATTCTTCAAGCTTTTCTTTCAGTGTGTTGAAACCTTGTGCGGAATCACCGGAAGAGTAAGAAGTAGCAGCTGAAGCAGCCGGTTGTTTCTTTCTTGGCTGTTTTTTCACTTCAGGACGCTCAGGAGCTTCTTGAGTGGCGCGGATTGAAAGGCTCATTTTGCCTGCTTTTTCGTCGATGGAAAGAACTTTCACTTGAACTTCCTCTCCAACTTTCAAATGCTCGTTAATATCCTTAACAAAGCTATGTGTTACTTCAGAAATATGAACAAGGCCTTGAGTATCGCCATCAAGCGCT
Protein-coding regions in this window:
- the yugI gene encoding S1 domain-containing post-transcriptional regulator GSP13; its protein translation is MTATYEVGNVYTGKITGIQPYGAFVALDGDTQGLVHISEVTHSFVKDINEHLKVGEEVQVKVLSIDEKAGKMSLSIRATQEAPERPEVKKQPRKKQPAASAATSYSSGDSAQGFNTLKEKLEEWIEQSKK